From Paracoccus suum, the proteins below share one genomic window:
- a CDS encoding alpha/beta fold hydrolase has translation MKLNTIITGEPGALPPVILAHGLLGSARNLGGLARRLAGRRVIQVDMRNHGDSGWSDDHSYAALAGDLAEVIAAEGGIADVVGHSMGGKAAMALALLHPQMVRRLVVLDIAPLAYAHSQTPLIDAMAATDLTSITRRSEADARLAERVEDAGTRAFVLQSLELRPGEPARWKMNLAALRAEMAELVGWPEGLAEGAFDGPVLAIAGAESDYISREGEAALRRYFPQIEVQRIAGAGHWVHADAAQAVGDAVATFIG, from the coding sequence ATGAAGCTGAACACCATCATCACGGGCGAGCCCGGCGCCCTGCCCCCGGTCATCCTCGCGCACGGCCTGCTGGGCAGCGCGCGCAACCTCGGCGGTCTCGCCCGGCGCCTTGCGGGCCGGCGCGTGATTCAGGTCGATATGCGCAACCACGGCGACAGTGGCTGGTCGGACGATCACAGCTATGCCGCCCTCGCCGGCGACCTGGCCGAAGTGATCGCGGCCGAGGGCGGGATCGCCGACGTGGTCGGCCACTCGATGGGGGGCAAGGCGGCGATGGCCCTGGCGCTGCTGCACCCGCAGATGGTGCGCCGACTCGTCGTGCTGGACATCGCGCCCCTCGCCTACGCCCACAGCCAGACGCCGCTGATCGACGCGATGGCTGCGACCGACCTGACCAGCATCACCCGCCGTAGCGAGGCCGATGCGCGCCTGGCCGAACGGGTCGAGGACGCAGGCACCCGCGCCTTTGTGCTGCAATCGCTGGAACTGCGCCCGGGCGAGCCGGCGCGCTGGAAGATGAACCTCGCGGCGCTGCGGGCGGAAATGGCAGAACTGGTCGGCTGGCCGGAGGGGCTGGCGGAGGGCGCGTTCGACGGCCCGGTTCTAGCGATTGCCGGGGCCGAGAGCGATTACATCAGCCGCGAAGGCGAGGCCGCGCTGCGCCGCTATTTCCCGCAGATTGAGGTGCAACGTATCGCCGGCGCAGGGCACTGGGT